CCGGTGAGACCAGCAGTTTCAGCATGCCGTGGGAGTCCCCGATGATCTGGCCGCGGGCGAGTTCGCGGTACCGGGAGATGCCGACCTCGAAGGGCACGCTGTCCTCCGTGAGTTGGTCCTCGGTACGTCCGACGAAGCTGATCTCCGGAATGGTGTAGATGCCGATGGGCTGGAGATGGTGCATCTGTCCGACCGGCTCGCCGAAGGCGTGGTAGGCGGCCGACCTGCCCTGTTCCATGGAGGTCGCCGCCAGCGCCGGAAAGCCGATCACGTCTCCCACGGCGTAGATGTGCGGCACCTCGGTGCGGTAGTGCTCGTCGACCGTGATCCGGCCGCGCCTGTCGGCGGCCAACCCGGCCTTGTCCAGGTCGAGTTCGTCGGTCAGGCCCTGTCGGCCGGCCGAGTACATCACGGCGTCGGCGGGTATCTTCTTGCCGCTCTCCAGGATGGTCAGCGTGCCGCGGGAGTGGCGCTCGACCGCGGCGACGGTCTCACCGAAGCGGAACGTCACGGCCAGGTCGCGCAGGTGGTACTTCAGCGCCTCGATGACCTCGACGTCGCAGATGTCGAGCATCCCGGCCCGCTTCTCGACGACCGTCACCTTGCTGCCGAGCGCGGCGAACATGGAGGCGTACTCCATCCCGATGACCCCGGCGCCGACGATGACCATGGAGCGCGGGACGCGTTCGAGGGCGAGCACGTTGTCGGAGTCCATGATCGTGCGGCCGTCGAACTCGACCGTGTCCGGCCGCGCCGGGCGCGTGCCCGTGGCGATGACGATGTTCTCCGCGCTGAGCAGGCGTTCGTGACCGGTGACCTCGCGCAGGGCGACGGTGTGCGGGTCGACGAAGCGGCCGGTGCCGGCGTAGAGGGCGATGTGGTTGCGGGAGAGCTGGCTGCGGATCACGTCGACCTCGCGCCCGACCACGTGCTGGGTGCGCGCGGTCAGATCGGAGACGGTGATGTCCTCTTTGAGCCGGTAGCTCTGTCCGTACAGGTCGCGCTGGGTGAGGCCGGTCAGGTACAGCACCGCCTCGCGCAGGGTCTTGGAGGGGATGGTGCCGGTGTGGATGGAGACTCCGCCGACCATGTCGGGGCGGTCGACGACGGCGACCCGGTGGCCCAGCTTGGCCGCGGCGATGGCGGCCTTCTGGCCACCCGGGCCGGATCCGATGACGAGCATGTCGAAGTCGGGCACCCTCGGGAGTCTGACAGCCGCAGGGTCCCTTTCGAAAGGGTGAGCAGGAAACCGGTCGCCCCGGACCGCGACAGCTCAGGCGGACCGCGGGACGATACGGCCATGGGCCACCGACTCGCCGACATGAGCACCCCGGCCCGGCTCGCCGCCCCCGACGAGGGCATCGGCCGGGACGAACTGGCGCTCGCCACCCGCAACCACGGTCTGCCGCTCGAGGCGATGCGCCACGACCTCACCCCGCCCGGCCTGCACTACGTCCTCACCCACTACGACATCCCGTACGTCCCCGAGGACACCGCCTGGCAGCTCGGGCTCGGAGGCAGGGTCCGCCGCCCGCTCACCCTGACCCCGGCCGAGCTGCGCGCCCTGCCGCGGGTCACCACCAGGGTGACGCTGGAGTGCGCGGGCAACGGCCGGGCCCTGCTCACGCCCCGCCCGGTCAGCCAGCCCTGGCTGGTCGAGGCCGTCGGCACCGCCGAGTGGACCGGCGTACCGCTGCGGCTGCTGCTCGCCGAGGCCGGAGTGGAGGCCGACGCCGTCGACGTGGTGTGCACCGGCGCCGACCACGGAGTGGAGCGCGGCGTCGAACAGGACTACCAGCGGGCCCTGCCCGTCGGTGTGGCCACCGGTACCGAGCCCGAGGTTCTGGTCGCCTACGAGATGAACGGCACCCCGCTGCCCCCGCAGCACGGCCACCCGCTCCGGCTCGTCGTGCCCGGCTGGTACGGCATGGCCCATGTGAAGTGGCTGCGCGAGATCACCGTCACCGACGCGCCGTTCACCGGGTTCCAGCAGACCGTCGCCTACCGGCTCCGGCAGGACCCCGGGGACGAGGGCGAGCCGGTCACCCGGATCGCGCCGCGCGCCCTGCTCGTCCCGCCCGGATTCCCGGACTTCATGTCCCGGGCCCGCGTGGTCCGGCCAGGGGCCGTGACACTGGAGGGGCGCGCCTGGTCGGGGCGGGCGCCGGTGACCCGGGCCGAGGTCAGCACGGACGCGGGACAGTCCTGGCACGAGGCGGAACTCGAACCGGACGCCGGTCACCGCTGG
This portion of the Streptomyces canus genome encodes:
- the sthA gene encoding Si-specific NAD(P)(+) transhydrogenase → MPDFDMLVIGSGPGGQKAAIAAAKLGHRVAVVDRPDMVGGVSIHTGTIPSKTLREAVLYLTGLTQRDLYGQSYRLKEDITVSDLTARTQHVVGREVDVIRSQLSRNHIALYAGTGRFVDPHTVALREVTGHERLLSAENIVIATGTRPARPDTVEFDGRTIMDSDNVLALERVPRSMVIVGAGVIGMEYASMFAALGSKVTVVEKRAGMLDICDVEVIEALKYHLRDLAVTFRFGETVAAVERHSRGTLTILESGKKIPADAVMYSAGRQGLTDELDLDKAGLAADRRGRITVDEHYRTEVPHIYAVGDVIGFPALAATSMEQGRSAAYHAFGEPVGQMHHLQPIGIYTIPEISFVGRTEDQLTEDSVPFEVGISRYRELARGQIIGDSHGMLKLLVSPEDRTLLGVHCFGTGATELIHIGQTVMGCGGTVDYLVDAVFNYPTLAESYKVAALDATNKLRQIDRIGD
- a CDS encoding sulfite oxidase; its protein translation is MGHRLADMSTPARLAAPDEGIGRDELALATRNHGLPLEAMRHDLTPPGLHYVLTHYDIPYVPEDTAWQLGLGGRVRRPLTLTPAELRALPRVTTRVTLECAGNGRALLTPRPVSQPWLVEAVGTAEWTGVPLRLLLAEAGVEADAVDVVCTGADHGVERGVEQDYQRALPVGVATGTEPEVLVAYEMNGTPLPPQHGHPLRLVVPGWYGMAHVKWLREITVTDAPFTGFQQTVAYRLRQDPGDEGEPVTRIAPRALLVPPGFPDFMSRARVVRPGAVTLEGRAWSGRAPVTRAEVSTDAGQSWHEAELEPDAGHRWAWHRWRFNWRAEPGEYVLSARATDAEGHTQPLEQPWNRGGFANNLVQRVEVLCLDEESGG